GCGTTTAATATGGGGTCAGCATCTTGGACGGCTTGCTCCACTTGGTGAACGTGCAGATGACATACGCTATAAACAGGCACATCAGCGTTACCGCCAGGGCCATATACCCGTAGTCCGGCACGATATGCGTCAGGGCTAAATGCTCAAAGGTAGCGAAGACCCAGGTGTGTGCGGGCCGCAGGAAATAGAACCAGAAGGCAACGTTAAATATCCACAGCCACACCGCCGGCAGCATGGCCGCCACCAGGGCCATAATCCGCTCGCTCCGGAATTTGGTCTGGGCGGCTACCAGCAGCGCCAGTGGAATATAGATTATCAGGTACTGGTAGTTGGTGCGGTAGATAAAGATTAGGAAGATAAGGAAACCCACCAGCGCCGCCTGCGATGGTTTGAGCTGCCTTTTATAGCTGAACCAGAGACCGGCCAGGATGGCTGCTATCAGCAGCGGTATGCTGTAAACCAGCAGGCCTTTGGTATCCCAGCCCAAAGCTTGATGCAGGTAGGTAAGCAGAGAACCGCTTCCGCTGAAGGCGTACATCAGCGGTTGCTGGTAGTCCGGCGTCTGCCCCGCCAGGAAAAATGAACGCCCGTACTCGAAGAAGTTGCCGGTGGTTAAAAACGGGATGGAAAACGCCAGCATCACCCCGGCCAGGATGGCGCAGTCGCCGGCCAGGCGCCGCCAGCCCAGGGTCCGGATGGATACGGCTATCATGAAAGCCACCGGTATCAGCGTATGCTGCTTGGTCATTACCGCCAGCCCGGCGAAGAGGAAGCCCAGCCGGTCTTTGCCTTTCTCCAATAAAATAACCGCCGCCAGCAAAAAAGCCGCCGCGATGGCATCGAACTGCCCGAAGACGGCTGACTCGTACCAGGCGGTGGGGTGGAAAAGCCACAGACTGGCGA
The genomic region above belongs to Dehalococcoidales bacterium and contains:
- a CDS encoding glycosyltransferase 87 family protein, with the translated sequence MSLKLRWAQFSGPFYLSVFGLALLLAAYIRFWAAPLSAGVDVPQFWAFAKVFDQYGLDFYRYADASLPIFPTAGWGFVYPPLWLLILRVALLAAPASTATNTMVDTSWRLAMKTPIIAADLAIGCLLFWAVPGPKWRKLIFASLWLFHPTAWYESAVFGQFDAIAAAFLLAAVILLEKGKDRLGFLFAGLAVMTKQHTLIPVAFMIAVSIRTLGWRRLAGDCAILAGVMLAFSIPFLTTGNFFEYGRSFFLAGQTPDYQQPLMYAFSGSGSLLTYLHQALGWDTKGLLVYSIPLLIAAILAGLWFSYKRQLKPSQAALVGFLIFLIFIYRTNYQYLIIYIPLALLVAAQTKFRSERIMALVAAMLPAVWLWIFNVAFWFYFLRPAHTWVFATFEHLALTHIVPDYGYMALAVTLMCLFIAYVICTFTKWSKPSKMLTPY